The following proteins are co-located in the Elusimicrobiota bacterium genome:
- a CDS encoding class I SAM-dependent methyltransferase — MAEINLLGTYPKIKRDYDKRMAEKTPEIVNIAKQFGKDFFDGDRRCGYGGYKYDGRWKSVVKNMKEYYNLKDNVSILDIGCGKGFMLHDFKELIPESTIAGIDVSDYAISNAMASVKPFLKIANAEKLPYPDKSFDLVVSINSIHNLPIERLKVALREIQRVCRGNSYITIDAWHNDLEKENLFKWVLTAETMMHVNDWKKLFNEVEYTGDYWWFIAD, encoded by the coding sequence ATGGCTGAAATAAATCTATTAGGAACTTATCCGAAAATCAAACGTGATTACGATAAACGCATGGCGGAAAAAACTCCTGAAATCGTCAATATTGCCAAGCAATTTGGTAAAGATTTTTTTGACGGTGACAGAAGGTGTGGTTATGGCGGATATAAATATGACGGGCGGTGGAAATCAGTTGTGAAAAACATGAAAGAATATTACAATCTTAAAGACAATGTTTCTATCCTGGATATAGGATGCGGTAAAGGATTTATGCTTCATGATTTTAAAGAGTTGATACCTGAGTCGACTATAGCAGGAATTGATGTCAGTGATTACGCAATATCTAATGCCATGGCTTCAGTTAAACCTTTCCTAAAAATAGCCAATGCTGAAAAATTACCATATCCTGATAAATCTTTTGACCTGGTGGTTTCTATTAATTCAATCCATAATCTTCCTATAGAACGTCTTAAAGTTGCTTTGCGGGAGATACAACGTGTCTGTCGGGGAAATAGTTACATCACAATCGATGCATGGCATAATGATCTTGAAAAAGAAAATCTTTTTAAATGGGTTTTAACTGCAGAAACAATGATGCATGTTAATGATTGGAAAAAACTGTTTAATGAAGTTGAATATACAGGCGATTATTGGTGGTTTATTGCGGATTAA
- a CDS encoding radical SAM protein gives MDKKLLVVKPPYWHVPLGIAYVLSCLERNNIQFDFIDTTFVDPDYDKILKKNNYLAFAVGGLNADFEFIYTTIRKIRSIQPGLPVILGGNITKDINHHILFDKDKLGIDFGIVGEAETSLPHLVNRLNMGTEDFSGVPGLLYKDKKNGEIIKNIPVRLDLESVNILPAWHRINMEQYKHCNIPFMKRQIALPVVTGRGCVGACSFCSPTVGAFRMRPIKHVIEEIEFLFSTYDFELLFILNEMFYRTKDEILAFCNAYKNVKSRKPWICSMRADVSGIDADTFSAMKESGCVLTSAGIESGSDRVLKMMNKQTTIEQVKKFYRAARTAGLPCVGTFMVANEGETEEELKQTIDMVTKEEMNCDGMLLDTYSGTRIYKNALKKGLIKDEWDHLRQTFISPYPYLLEWTDRMRYLNISEIPDNRFWDVIFRELRRFHTFLFNRFQALDFSYRPLWLLGSKDRPMGGVKLKGKCSECGNITEAISEYNLLGQIYYCSNCFSPIFFNFYKLNDFIAHYEMLCSELKKARRLVVVGTRLQAMNILKYDHFGLDYEKLIGFVEIRQNQLPSPDFGNKKRLKLKDLININPDVILIADDLGYAELSIKMFYCKKRMKIPEILHIFPDKKRWGMKLIRLYDKLDSAAGSVKIISLTFGFLCIRILKLKMVVPMMISLFRYLIKHVFGENIFLKAKHLYIRYLK, from the coding sequence ATGGATAAAAAGTTATTAGTTGTTAAACCTCCTTACTGGCATGTACCTCTAGGGATTGCGTATGTTCTTTCTTGTTTGGAACGGAATAACATACAATTTGATTTTATCGATACCACGTTCGTCGATCCTGATTATGATAAAATTCTGAAGAAAAATAATTATCTGGCGTTTGCTGTAGGAGGATTAAACGCCGATTTTGAATTTATATACACAACTATACGTAAAATCCGTTCAATTCAACCCGGCCTGCCCGTTATTCTCGGCGGCAATATTACCAAAGATATCAATCACCACATTCTTTTTGACAAAGACAAGTTGGGAATCGATTTCGGTATTGTAGGCGAAGCGGAGACATCGCTTCCGCATCTTGTAAATAGATTAAACATGGGAACCGAAGATTTCAGCGGGGTCCCCGGACTGCTTTACAAAGACAAAAAAAACGGAGAAATAATCAAAAATATTCCCGTCAGGTTAGATCTGGAAAGCGTTAATATTTTGCCGGCTTGGCATCGTATAAACATGGAACAGTACAAGCACTGCAACATCCCTTTTATGAAAAGGCAAATTGCTTTGCCCGTGGTGACCGGCAGAGGATGTGTGGGAGCATGTTCGTTTTGTTCCCCGACAGTCGGAGCGTTCAGGATGCGGCCTATTAAACATGTTATTGAAGAAATAGAATTTCTTTTTTCAACTTACGATTTCGAATTGCTTTTTATTCTCAACGAAATGTTCTACAGGACCAAAGATGAAATACTGGCTTTTTGCAATGCCTATAAAAATGTAAAATCGAGAAAACCTTGGATATGCAGCATGCGTGCGGATGTCAGTGGTATTGACGCCGACACTTTCTCCGCAATGAAAGAATCCGGGTGTGTTTTAACTTCAGCCGGTATTGAAAGCGGTTCCGACAGAGTGTTGAAAATGATGAATAAGCAAACAACGATTGAACAGGTCAAAAAATTTTACAGAGCAGCACGGACAGCAGGATTGCCGTGTGTTGGTACTTTCATGGTGGCCAATGAGGGGGAAACCGAAGAAGAGTTGAAGCAAACGATTGATATGGTAACAAAAGAAGAAATGAACTGTGATGGGATGTTATTAGATACCTATTCGGGAACAAGAATATATAAAAATGCGCTTAAAAAAGGTCTTATTAAAGATGAATGGGACCATTTAAGACAGACTTTTATTTCTCCTTATCCTTATCTTTTAGAGTGGACAGATAGAATGAGATATCTTAATATAAGCGAAATTCCCGACAACCGGTTCTGGGATGTTATTTTCAGAGAATTAAGACGTTTCCACACTTTTTTATTTAATCGGTTTCAGGCATTAGATTTCAGTTATAGACCGCTTTGGCTTCTGGGAAGCAAGGACCGGCCGATGGGTGGTGTAAAATTGAAAGGAAAATGTTCAGAATGCGGAAATATCACCGAAGCAATTTCCGAGTATAACTTGTTAGGTCAGATATACTATTGTTCTAACTGTTTTTCTCCGATTTTTTTTAATTTTTATAAATTAAACGATTTTATCGCTCATTATGAAATGTTGTGCAGTGAACTAAAGAAAGCCCGCCGGCTGGTTGTTGTAGGCACACGATTGCAGGCTATGAATATACTGAAATACGACCATTTCGGTCTGGATTACGAAAAGCTAATCGGGTTTGTTGAAATCAGGCAGAACCAATTGCCAAGCCCGGATTTCGGCAACAAGAAAAGACTGAAACTAAAAGACCTGATTAACATAAATCCGGATGTCATATTGATAGCCGATGATCTTGGATATGCGGAATTATCAATAAAAATGTTTTACTGCAAAAAAAGAATGAAAATTCCGGAAATCCTGCACATTTTTCCTGATAAAAAAAGATGGGGAATGAAACTGATCCGCTTATATGACAAGCTGGATTCCGCTGCAGGTTCTGTTAAAATAATAAGTCTGACATTCGGTTTTCTTTGTATCCGGATATTAAAACTAAAAATGGTTGTTCCTATGATGATAAGTCTTTTCAGATATTTAATTAAACATGTTTTTGGCGAGAATATTTTTTTGAAGGCCAAACATTTATATATAAGGTATTTAAAATGA
- a CDS encoding zinc-binding dehydrogenase translates to MKAAILYELNKPLKIEKISIPKLNEGQVLVKVIASGICHSQLNEIKGKKGPDKFLPHTLGHEGVGIVREIGSEVKKVKIGDYVVLTWIKGEGLDVPSALYYGSDGTKINSGAISTFMEYAIISENRLVVISEKVPFKAASLLGCAVPTGAGIVKNSVELKKENSIAIFGIGGIGSSSLLYAGAVGCRKIIAIDNNNSKLDFAKKLGATDTIDSGKENVVLKIKEMTGAKGVDYAIEASGVKEVMEMAFDSIKDKGTAVIAGNLRHGDKISINPFDLIKGKKIVGTWGGETNSDRDIPLYADMYLSGKLKLDMLVTHTYSLDDINCALEDLERGKVGRALIDMSYECDCN, encoded by the coding sequence ATGAAAGCAGCTATTTTATATGAATTGAACAAACCGCTGAAAATTGAAAAAATTTCGATACCCAAGCTTAATGAAGGACAGGTACTGGTTAAGGTTATTGCCAGTGGAATCTGTCATTCTCAATTGAATGAAATTAAAGGTAAGAAAGGTCCTGACAAATTTCTGCCGCATACTTTAGGGCATGAAGGAGTAGGCATAGTCAGGGAAATCGGATCGGAAGTAAAAAAAGTAAAAATCGGAGATTATGTTGTTTTAACCTGGATAAAAGGAGAGGGGTTGGATGTTCCATCGGCGCTTTATTACGGAAGCGACGGTACAAAAATCAATTCTGGCGCAATATCGACTTTTATGGAATATGCGATTATATCCGAAAACCGCCTTGTTGTGATTTCCGAGAAAGTGCCTTTCAAAGCAGCATCTTTGCTCGGTTGTGCAGTTCCGACCGGAGCTGGTATAGTAAAAAACAGCGTTGAACTGAAAAAAGAAAATTCTATTGCAATTTTTGGAATAGGTGGTATAGGTTCAAGTTCTCTTCTTTATGCAGGCGCCGTAGGCTGTCGGAAGATAATAGCAATCGATAATAATAATTCAAAACTTGATTTTGCAAAGAAACTAGGTGCAACGGATACGATAGATTCCGGTAAAGAAAACGTCGTATTGAAAATCAAAGAGATGACGGGTGCAAAAGGTGTTGATTACGCAATTGAAGCGTCAGGAGTAAAAGAAGTTATGGAAATGGCGTTTGATTCAATTAAAGATAAAGGTACTGCTGTAATAGCTGGTAATTTAAGACACGGCGACAAGATTTCTATAAATCCCTTTGACTTGATAAAAGGTAAAAAAATTGTCGGAACATGGGGCGGCGAAACAAATTCTGACCGCGATATCCCGTTATATGCAGATATGTATCTGTCCGGGAAGTTAAAGCTGGATATGCTGGTTACCCATACTTATAGTCTGGATGATATAAATTGTGCATTGGAAGACCTGGAACGCGGTAAAGTCGGCCGTGCCCTTATTGATATGAGTTATGAATGTGATTGCAATTAA
- a CDS encoding acylneuraminate cytidylyltransferase, with protein MSTQYKIAAIIPARGGSKGIPRKNIINFAGKPLLAWSVEQAKLSKFISDIYVTSDSKEILEIAHNYGAKTILRPKNISGDTASSESALLHALRQMEERPDYIVFLQTTALLRKPDDIDNAIKKIIKDKSDSLLSLTEAYEFIWKKTGNKFTSLSFDSKDRKRRQDLSPVYYENGSIYIFKPEILEKHGNRLGGKVSIYTMKSWQRVDIDDYETLKLAELVFLKNLAKKVDKNILSGIELIVYDFDGVMTDNKVTVSQFGNESVKVNRADGLAVSKIKSMGIKQMILSTEKNPVVKKRADKLGITCLYGKNNKKEVLKKYLDNNNISKEKVIFVGNDINDMEVMDYVGYPVAPNDAHEQIKKIAKIITKSKGGDGVVRELLDFLSK; from the coding sequence ATGTCTACTCAGTATAAGATTGCTGCTATAATACCTGCCCGAGGCGGGTCCAAGGGTATTCCCCGGAAAAATATTATTAATTTTGCAGGAAAACCTTTATTAGCATGGTCTGTAGAACAGGCAAAATTATCTAAATTCATATCTGATATATATGTTACATCTGATAGTAAAGAAATTTTAGAAATCGCGCATAATTATGGAGCAAAAACAATCTTGCGACCGAAAAATATTTCAGGTGACACAGCTTCTTCCGAATCTGCCTTACTGCATGCACTTAGACAAATGGAAGAAAGACCCGATTATATCGTTTTTTTACAAACCACTGCACTATTAAGAAAACCCGATGACATTGATAATGCAATAAAAAAAATCATTAAAGATAAATCCGATTCACTATTGTCGCTTACAGAAGCTTATGAGTTTATATGGAAAAAGACAGGGAATAAATTTACATCCTTGAGTTTTGATTCTAAAGATAGGAAGAGACGGCAGGATTTAAGTCCGGTATATTATGAAAACGGTTCTATTTATATTTTTAAGCCCGAAATATTGGAAAAACACGGGAATCGTCTTGGCGGTAAGGTATCTATTTATACAATGAAGTCGTGGCAAAGAGTTGATATTGATGATTACGAGACTTTAAAATTGGCTGAATTGGTATTTTTAAAAAACCTGGCGAAAAAAGTTGATAAAAATATTCTTAGTGGAATAGAATTAATTGTGTATGATTTCGATGGTGTTATGACTGATAACAAGGTTACTGTCAGCCAGTTTGGCAATGAAAGTGTCAAAGTAAATAGAGCAGATGGTCTTGCAGTTTCTAAAATAAAAAGTATGGGAATCAAACAGATGATACTCTCGACAGAGAAAAATCCTGTGGTAAAAAAACGGGCAGATAAGCTGGGTATAACTTGTTTGTACGGCAAGAATAATAAGAAAGAAGTTTTAAAAAAATATTTAGATAATAATAACATCAGCAAAGAGAAAGTGATTTTTGTCGGTAATGATATCAACGATATGGAAGTAATGGATTATGTCGGATATCCTGTAGCACCAAATGATGCACATGAACAGATAAAGAAAATCGCGAAAATTATCACTAAATCAAAAGGCGGGGATGGGGTTGTTAGGGAATTGTTGGATTTTCTTTCTAAATAA
- a CDS encoding SDR family oxidoreductase, with product MKKERMIITGSEGIIGSAVSKYMEKLFDIQKLSRRFGHDLTDEKFVKNYFSKNKAEYLVNCFAFNDHINASKKNETLFDVTLESINRYLLVNVLSLFSVCREFARNNKAKGIVNISSIYGVVSPKASLYKNTEKHIGYSMSKAAVIQLTRHLATHLAPRVRVNCIVPGGVSDNQSSGFKTRYSACVPMKRMMERDEINGLIEYLCSGKSTYMTGSIVNIDGGWTAW from the coding sequence TTGAAAAAAGAAAGAATGATAATAACCGGTTCCGAAGGGATAATAGGTTCTGCCGTTTCCAAGTATATGGAGAAGTTATTTGACATACAGAAACTTTCCCGGCGTTTTGGGCATGATCTTACGGACGAAAAGTTCGTAAAAAATTACTTTTCTAAAAATAAAGCTGAATATCTTGTCAATTGTTTTGCATTTAATGATCATATAAATGCATCTAAAAAAAATGAAACATTATTTGATGTAACCCTTGAAAGCATCAATAGATATTTATTGGTAAATGTATTATCTTTATTTTCTGTCTGCAGGGAATTTGCCAGGAATAATAAAGCAAAGGGGATTGTGAATATATCTTCTATTTACGGGGTTGTGTCGCCTAAAGCATCTCTTTACAAAAACACAGAAAAACATATTGGTTATTCTATGTCAAAAGCGGCTGTTATTCAGCTTACCAGACATCTTGCGACTCATCTAGCACCGAGAGTAAGAGTAAACTGTATCGTTCCCGGTGGTGTCTCGGATAATCAGAGTAGCGGATTCAAAACCAGATATAGTGCCTGTGTGCCCATGAAAAGAATGATGGAAAGAGACGAAATAAATGGTTTGATAGAATATCTATGTTCAGGTAAATCGACATATATGACGGGTTCGATTGTTAATATTGACGGTGGATGGACAGCGTGGTAA